The DNA sequence ACCCGAACGTGCACGTCGTCCCGAACTTCATCCCGGCATGGCTGCTGGACCACACCCCGCCCCGGAACAACGGGAAGGTCACGATCGGGTGGGGAGGCTCCGGCACCCACAACATGGACTTCGCGGAAGCAGCACCGCAATTGCGCCGGTTCCTGAACAAGAACCCCCACACCGAATTCCACGCCATCGGCACGGACTACGGGACGTGGATGAAACTCCCCCCGGACCGTTGCCGGTTCACCCCGTGGGTGGCGGACGTCGAGGATTTCTACCGCACCATCGACTACGACATTGCTATCGCCCCTTTGCGGCCCCACGTGTTCAACCAGTCGAAGAGTTACATCAAGTATCTCGAAACGGCGGCGCTCGGAATCCCGATGATCGCTTCCGAAACCGGCCCCTATGCCGAATCGATTCAGCACGGCGTCACAGGGTTTCTCGTGAAACGTGACCACGACTGGGCCGCCTATCTCCGCGCCCTTACCAACGACGCAGAAATGCGACACGAGATGGGTGCGGCAGCGAAAGCATGGGCCAGCACCAAAACCATCGAAGGCAACATCAGCATCCTGGAGAAGGTGTTCACCGCATGAGTAAGCGAATTCTCCTCACCGGGGCAGGCGGGTTCGTCGGATCCCACATCCTCCGACACCTATTGACCCACACCGACTGGGATCTCGTCTGCCCCGTGACGTTCCGCCACCACGGGAACAGTGACCGGATCGCCTCCGCGATCGAAGACCGTCCCGAATGGCACCAGCGGGTCCAAGTCGTCATGTGCGACCTCACCGCCCCCATATCGACGACGACCGCCAGCCGGCTCGGGCCGATCGACTACATCCTGAACGTCGCGTCCGAGTCGCACGTAGACCGTTCCATCACCGACCCTGTGCCGTTCATCCGGAACAACGTCGACCTGATCCTGAACCTGCTGGAGTACGCCCGCATCACCCAGCCCGCTGTGTTCCTCCAGATGTCGACCGACGAGGTGTACGGGCCCGCCCCCGCCGACTACGCGCACCGCGAGTGGGACACCATCGCCCCGTCAAACCCGTACAGCGCCAGCAAGGCCGCCCAGGAAGCCATCGCGTTCTCCTACTGGCGGACCTACGGGGTACCCGTCGTCATCACGAACACGATGAACATCATTGGGGAGATGCAGTCGTCGGAGAAGTTCCTCCCCAAGACGATGCGCGCCGTCGCAGCACGCGAACCGGCGACCGTCCATGTGTCTCCGGAAGGGCAGCCCGGGTCGAGGTTCTACCTCCACGCCCGGAACCTGGCAGACGCGTGGCTGTGGCTGCTGAACCACCACACCCCGCAGATGTACCCCGACCACCCGCTGCCGTCCCGGTTCCACATCGTCGGGGAGCGGGAGATCAACAACGTCGAGATGGTTCACCTCGTCGCGGACACCATGGGCGTTCCGAACCCCGAACTGCACCTGGTCGACTTCCATGCCTCTCGACCGGGCCACGACCTGCGGTACGCCCTCGACGGGAGAAAGCTCGCCGCCGCCGGGTGGAAGGCCCCCGTCCCGTTGGAGGAGTCGCTGACCCGAACGATCGGGTGGACGCTCACCAACCCGGAATGGCTGGTGGCGTGATGCTCCCCGGAGTCACCGTGACGATCGCGACGATCCCCCCGAGAGCGAAGAGGCTCCGGCAGGCGTTCGCTTCCGTCGCCGCCCAGACGCTTCAGCCGCACGCGGTCGTCGTGGAGTACGACCACGACCGGACCGGGGCGGCAGCGACGAAGAACCGGGCCCTGGACAAGGTCACCACCGAATGGGTCGCCCCGCTGGACGACGACGACCTGTTCCTCCCCCACCACCTGGCGGCCCTCCACGCCCATGCCTTGGAGACCGGGGCGGACGTCGTGTACTCGCTGCCCCGAGTGATCGGCCCAGACGGGCAGGAGCAGCCGAGAGCGTGGGACTGGGGTGGCGGCCCCGAGTTCGACCCGGAGCTGCTCCAGACGAAGGCGTACATCCAGACGACGTCCCTTGTGCGGACCGAGGCGGCGTTGGCGGTCGGCGGCTTCGCGTTCATCACCGACCGGACCGGAGCCGTCAACGATGACCACGGCTTCTACCTGAAGCTCCACACGGCCGGTTTCCGGTTCGCGCACCTCCACGAGCCGACGTTCATCTGGAATCACCACGGCTACGGAACCCCAGGACGGCCTGGGAACACGAGCGGGCAGCCAAGCCGCTGGTGACACACGACAGGCCCCCACAGCGCATCGTGGGGGCCTTCGTGGTCAGGCCACGCGGTCCAAGCGGAGTGTCGAGTTCGTTCGGACGATCGTCGCCGTCGCAGACGAAGCGTTCTGGGCCCACCGGAACTGGATGCTGCCCGCCGTGCTGGACGTCACGACCGTCGCCCAGATCTGGAAAGCCACCTGCGTGCTTCCACCGGGGGCGCTGTAGAAGTCCGTGTCCGACGCCAGGCCCGACGTGCCGGTCTGGTCGGCCCACCGCAGCACCGTGCCCGCAGGGACCGCCCAGTCGAACTTGATGTCCCCCGCCGTGTCCCCGGAGAAGATGCACAGCAGGAACAAGCTGTAGCTGGCGTTCGCGACCACCGGGAGAACCAGGTGGTTGTCGTTCTGCAACACCGTCGACGACGTCACCGACTCATCAGCCGTCTTCCTGACCAGCTGAACCCTCCCGACCCCAGAAACGGTCAGGTTCCCGTCGACGTTCGTGTCCCCCGCAACATCAAGGTTCGCGGACGTCTCGATGTTGCCGGTCGCGGTGACCGTGCCGCCGACGATCAGAGAGTCGTCGGTCTTGAGGGTGTTCGCCCCCGACCGGT is a window from the Streptomyces sp. MMBL 11-1 genome containing:
- a CDS encoding glycosyltransferase family A protein, whose translation is MTIATIPPRAKRLRQAFASVAAQTLQPHAVVVEYDHDRTGAAATKNRALDKVTTEWVAPLDDDDLFLPHHLAALHAHALETGADVVYSLPRVIGPDGQEQPRAWDWGGGPEFDPELLQTKAYIQTTSLVRTEAALAVGGFAFITDRTGAVNDDHGFYLKLHTAGFRFAHLHEPTFIWNHHGYGTPGRPGNTSGQPSRW
- a CDS encoding dTDP-glucose 4,6-dehydratase, giving the protein MSKRILLTGAGGFVGSHILRHLLTHTDWDLVCPVTFRHHGNSDRIASAIEDRPEWHQRVQVVMCDLTAPISTTTASRLGPIDYILNVASESHVDRSITDPVPFIRNNVDLILNLLEYARITQPAVFLQMSTDEVYGPAPADYAHREWDTIAPSNPYSASKAAQEAIAFSYWRTYGVPVVITNTMNIIGEMQSSEKFLPKTMRAVAAREPATVHVSPEGQPGSRFYLHARNLADAWLWLLNHHTPQMYPDHPLPSRFHIVGEREINNVEMVHLVADTMGVPNPELHLVDFHASRPGHDLRYALDGRKLAAAGWKAPVPLEESLTRTIGWTLTNPEWLVA
- a CDS encoding glycosyltransferase family 4 protein, whose product is MTKKVFGWMADRAGCGYYRIAQPLTQLAATGHDTWHHTVMPDNHTRYDVIIGQRVVQPGPTATWQDLARAGQKFLVYELDDDLLNVDHTSAEAHAFFSQPHIRENIARNASMASAVTVSTEPLAAQMRVFNPNVHVVPNFIPAWLLDHTPPRNNGKVTIGWGGSGTHNMDFAEAAPQLRRFLNKNPHTEFHAIGTDYGTWMKLPPDRCRFTPWVADVEDFYRTIDYDIAIAPLRPHVFNQSKSYIKYLETAALGIPMIASETGPYAESIQHGVTGFLVKRDHDWAAYLRALTNDAEMRHEMGAAAKAWASTKTIEGNISILEKVFTA